The following are encoded in a window of Pseudomonas sp. St316 genomic DNA:
- a CDS encoding MFS transporter has translation MKNQYVKLFEIRKILGVSSAAMVARLAMAMLPLSITLMLLDKNSSPNVAGSAVAFFFMGVGISFPILSVISQKTSIKWAFSLSTLACVAVGLFVLRMVTDVDRAVSPQAFLLLGLSVAPVGPSMRALWSEQTNDSQLLHTASSFEATLTEFLFIVGPFLASLIAIFYSSQMTFEVALGLLVSGTLIFGLVRPVDMPLVRIDNSGNANILTPELIRILISIGLTSSMSTSLVLALTFGLENFGGENYTGFYLGLHSFTSVVGGVFFGLMTRDYDFMRTYKVILMVLICGFFGLPLSLLFESVATMGVQVVLITWAVMLTALGLFIAPMCTVEFQIVASLNRTNTTKVAFAYVGSSIFFGAAFGAWVVGQVAVLDSLLLILSIPAAFAILALMVAIVPLQSSREIIR, from the coding sequence ATGAAAAATCAATACGTTAAGCTATTTGAAATAAGAAAAATTCTCGGTGTTTCGTCGGCAGCCATGGTTGCGCGCCTCGCGATGGCGATGTTGCCTCTGTCCATCACTTTGATGCTTTTGGATAAAAACAGCTCACCGAATGTTGCTGGCTCCGCCGTCGCTTTTTTCTTTATGGGCGTCGGCATTTCTTTCCCGATTCTTAGCGTAATCAGCCAAAAAACCAGCATAAAATGGGCGTTCAGCCTAAGTACGCTTGCGTGTGTTGCAGTGGGACTTTTTGTGCTACGAATGGTCACCGACGTTGATAGGGCCGTCAGTCCGCAAGCTTTCTTACTTTTGGGTCTAAGTGTAGCGCCGGTGGGGCCCTCAATGCGGGCACTATGGTCGGAACAAACTAACGATTCTCAGCTATTACATACCGCCTCTTCGTTCGAAGCAACGTTGACAGAGTTCTTGTTTATAGTCGGGCCGTTTTTGGCGTCATTGATCGCGATTTTTTATTCATCGCAGATGACGTTTGAAGTGGCGCTCGGGTTATTGGTGTCGGGCACATTGATATTTGGCTTGGTCAGGCCGGTTGATATGCCACTGGTGCGCATCGATAACTCAGGAAATGCCAATATATTAACGCCTGAGTTGATACGAATTTTAATATCCATCGGGTTGACATCCTCTATGTCAACATCGTTGGTACTTGCCCTGACTTTTGGTTTGGAAAATTTTGGCGGCGAAAATTATACGGGTTTCTATTTGGGTTTGCATTCTTTTACCAGTGTGGTAGGGGGTGTTTTCTTTGGGCTCATGACGAGGGATTACGACTTTATGAGGACCTACAAAGTGATACTGATGGTATTGATTTGTGGGTTCTTTGGGCTGCCTCTGAGCCTGTTATTCGAGTCAGTAGCAACCATGGGCGTGCAAGTTGTACTGATCACCTGGGCGGTGATGTTAACTGCTTTGGGGCTGTTTATAGCCCCAATGTGCACCGTCGAGTTTCAGATCGTTGCTTCGTTGAATAGAACGAATACCACCAAAGTGGCGTTCGCTTACGTAGGCAGCTCGATTTTTTTCGGAGCGGCTTTTGGTGCTTGGGTTGTTGGTCAGGTAGCGGTGCTTGATTCATTGTTGCTGATTTTAAGTATTCCAGCTGCTTTCGCAATCCTCGCGTTGATGGTAGCCATTGTCCCATTGCAATCCAGTA
- a CDS encoding Lrp/AsnC family transcriptional regulator: MKKNSDVLDAIDLAILNTMQRDAKTTTSHLASQLCMTETPCWRRLKRLEEEGYISRYEAILDKAALGYNVTAFVHLSVDTHTEEATRELEEKITSHPGVYSLHNVTGDYDFLVHIHCKSIDAYNFFIENTLRGLSVIRNIKTSISLREITRSNHLYI, encoded by the coding sequence TTGAAAAAAAACTCCGACGTGCTGGATGCAATCGACCTTGCGATACTCAATACAATGCAAAGAGACGCAAAAACAACGACTTCTCACTTGGCTAGCCAGTTGTGCATGACCGAAACGCCCTGTTGGAGGCGCCTGAAACGACTGGAAGAAGAAGGTTACATTTCCAGGTACGAGGCAATCCTCGACAAAGCTGCGTTAGGCTACAATGTCACAGCTTTTGTGCATCTTTCTGTGGATACTCACACCGAAGAGGCCACTCGGGAACTGGAAGAAAAGATCACCTCTCACCCCGGAGTCTACTCACTTCATAACGTGACTGGGGATTATGATTTCCTTGTGCACATTCACTGCAAAAGCATTGATGCGTATAACTTTTTTATTGAAAACACTCTTCGGGGCTTATCAGTCATTCGCAATATAAAAACATCAATCTCGCTGCGTGAAATAACCAGATCCAACCACTTGTATATTTAG
- the yegQ gene encoding tRNA 5-hydroxyuridine modification protein YegQ, with protein MTLAAPELLAPAGTLKNMRYAFAYGADAVYAGQPRYSLRVRNNEFDHANLALGIAEAQAMGKRFYVVVNIAPHNAKLRTFLKDLEPVIAMAPDALIMSDPGLIMLVRRHFPQMPIHLSVQANTVNWASVEFWQQQGLSRIILSRELSLEEIAEIREQVPAMELEVFVHGALCMAYSGRCLLSGYLNKRDANQGSCTNACRWKYSAQPAVENAVGDIVQTYQPEPTLGLGAPTDQVFLLQEANRPEESMPAFEDEHGTYIMNAKDLRAVQHVERLARMGVHSLKIEGRTKSHFYCARTTQVYRRAIDDAVAGREFDRGLMTDLESLAQRGYTEGFLRRHVHDEYQNYQNGSSVSERQQFVGELTGERRERLAEVRVKNRFGLGDHMELMTPKGNFHFDLHQLQDIKGQGIEVAPGDGHVVYVPIPDAVDLRFGLLMRDVREP; from the coding sequence ATGACCCTCGCTGCCCCCGAACTACTGGCGCCCGCCGGCACCCTGAAAAACATGCGCTACGCCTTCGCCTACGGTGCCGATGCGGTGTATGCCGGCCAGCCGCGCTACAGCCTGCGGGTGCGCAACAACGAATTCGACCATGCGAACCTGGCCTTGGGTATTGCCGAGGCCCAGGCCATGGGCAAGCGCTTCTACGTGGTGGTGAACATTGCCCCGCACAACGCCAAGCTGCGCACCTTCCTCAAAGACCTCGAACCGGTGATCGCCATGGCGCCGGACGCACTGATCATGTCCGACCCGGGGCTGATCATGCTGGTGCGCCGGCATTTCCCCCAGATGCCGATTCACCTGTCGGTGCAGGCCAACACGGTGAACTGGGCGAGCGTCGAGTTCTGGCAGCAGCAGGGCTTGAGCCGGATCATCCTGTCCCGGGAACTGTCCCTGGAGGAAATCGCCGAGATCCGCGAGCAGGTGCCGGCGATGGAGCTGGAAGTGTTCGTCCACGGTGCGCTGTGCATGGCCTATTCAGGACGCTGCCTGCTGTCCGGCTATTTGAACAAGCGCGACGCCAACCAGGGCAGTTGCACCAATGCCTGTCGCTGGAAATATTCGGCACAACCGGCAGTGGAAAACGCCGTGGGCGACATTGTGCAGACCTATCAGCCCGAACCGACCCTGGGCCTCGGCGCGCCCACCGACCAGGTGTTTTTGCTTCAGGAAGCCAATCGCCCGGAAGAATCGATGCCGGCCTTCGAGGACGAGCACGGCACCTACATCATGAATGCCAAGGACCTGCGCGCCGTACAACACGTCGAGCGCCTGGCGCGCATGGGCGTGCATTCGCTGAAAATCGAAGGCCGGACCAAGTCGCACTTCTATTGCGCGCGCACCACCCAGGTGTATCGCCGGGCCATCGATGACGCGGTGGCCGGCCGGGAATTTGATCGTGGCCTGATGACTGACCTGGAGTCCCTGGCCCAGCGCGGCTACACCGAAGGTTTCCTGAGGCGCCACGTGCACGACGAATACCAGAACTACCAGAACGGCAGTTCGGTATCGGAGCGCCAGCAGTTCGTCGGCGAACTGACCGGCGAACGGCGCGAACGCTTGGCCGAGGTACGGGTGAAGAACCGCTTTGGCCTGGGTGACCACATGGAACTGATGACCCCAAAGGGCAACTTCCACTTCGACCTGCACCAGTTGCAGGACATCAAGGGCCAGGGTATCGAGGTTGCACCGGGGGATGGGCACGTGGTGTACGTGCCCATCCCGGATGCGGTGGATTTGCGGTTTGGGTTGTTGATGCGCGATGTGCGCGAGCCTTAG
- a CDS encoding response regulator transcription factor, translated as MRLLLVEDHVPLADELMAGLARQGYAVDWLADGRDAVYQGSSEPYDLIILDLGLPGVPGLEVLAQWRAGGLSTPVLILTARGSWAERIEGLKAGADDYLTKPFHPEELQLRIQALLRRSHGQVNQPTLKSAGLHLDESRQCVVRDGTDIQLTAAEFRLLRYFMLHPEQILSKSHLAEHLYDGETERDSNVLEVHVNHLRRKLGRSVIETRRGQGYLFGGQAQ; from the coding sequence ATGCGCCTGCTTCTGGTGGAAGATCACGTACCCCTGGCCGACGAACTGATGGCCGGGCTTGCACGACAGGGTTACGCCGTCGACTGGCTCGCCGACGGTCGCGACGCGGTGTACCAGGGCAGCAGCGAGCCCTACGACCTGATCATCCTCGACCTCGGGCTGCCGGGTGTGCCGGGGCTCGAGGTGCTCGCCCAATGGCGTGCCGGTGGCCTGAGCACGCCGGTGCTGATCCTCACCGCACGCGGGTCCTGGGCCGAGCGCATCGAAGGCCTCAAGGCCGGGGCCGACGATTACCTGACCAAACCGTTTCATCCTGAGGAGCTGCAGTTGCGGATCCAGGCGTTGCTGCGCCGCTCCCACGGCCAGGTCAACCAGCCGACGCTGAAGTCGGCCGGGTTGCACCTGGATGAGAGTCGTCAGTGCGTGGTCCGCGACGGCACCGACATCCAGCTCACGGCGGCCGAGTTCCGCCTGTTGCGCTATTTCATGCTGCATCCCGAGCAGATCCTTTCCAAAAGCCACCTCGCCGAACACCTGTATGACGGTGAGACCGAGCGCGATTCCAACGTGCTGGAAGTCCACGTCAATCACCTGCGCCGCAAACTGGGGCGCAGCGTGATCGAGACTCGTCGCGGCCAGGGTTACCTGTTCGGCGGGCAGGCGCAGTGA
- a CDS encoding methyl-accepting chemotaxis protein, producing MRLSLKAKVLSLAILPVLLSAVIISLTTAFILQEQAGKEVQQTRERLLSEAKATLQNYVAVGLTAIKPLYDAAAPGDNEARAQAIKLMSNISYGKDGYFFGYDSETIRLFKANSPDGVGKSFKDNRDPNGVYVNRDLVKVAKEGTHYLEYSSPLPGSNDLVPKLGYTEYLPKWDMAVGSSVNLDGIEGQVALVEAKVHERVQGVILSIVGIAAVVLLVIAVVGLLLANAILRPLHLMKDNLDDIAAGEGDLTRRLTITSQDELGQLAGSFNRFVDKIHGLVRQITDMTSQLTGLVTQVSEQAQRSEQAMERQRHETDQVATAINEMSSAAQEVARSAQGAAVAAQQTDEEGQSAKRVVAGSIQQIHALVSDIRSSGVSLDSLQQDVASIVSVLGVIRSIAEQTNLLALNAAIEAARAGEAGRGFAVVADEVRALASRTQQSTQEIQGMIDRLQSGTHAAVEAMRRSSEAGEGTSERANEAGASLDTMAQLIGTINSMNAQIASAAEEQTAVAEEINRSVHQIAVAVDSVADETQLGAQTSRSLADLGQRLGKLVGQFRI from the coding sequence ATGCGCCTGAGCCTGAAGGCTAAAGTCCTGTCCCTTGCGATACTGCCGGTATTGCTGTCCGCCGTGATCATCAGCCTGACCACGGCGTTCATTCTGCAGGAACAAGCCGGCAAAGAGGTCCAGCAGACCCGCGAGCGCCTGCTCAGCGAGGCCAAGGCCACGCTGCAGAACTACGTGGCGGTAGGCTTGACCGCCATCAAGCCGCTCTACGATGCCGCTGCGCCTGGCGATAACGAGGCACGCGCCCAGGCAATCAAGCTGATGTCGAATATCAGCTACGGCAAGGATGGCTATTTCTTCGGCTACGATTCCGAGACCATTCGCCTGTTCAAGGCCAACAGCCCCGACGGCGTGGGCAAGAGTTTCAAGGACAACCGCGACCCGAACGGTGTCTACGTCAACCGTGACCTGGTGAAAGTCGCCAAGGAGGGGACGCATTACCTGGAATACAGCTCGCCGCTGCCTGGCAGCAACGACCTGGTGCCCAAGCTCGGCTACACCGAATACCTGCCCAAATGGGACATGGCCGTCGGCAGCTCGGTCAACCTGGACGGTATCGAAGGCCAGGTGGCGCTGGTGGAAGCCAAGGTCCATGAGCGCGTGCAGGGGGTGATCCTGAGCATTGTCGGTATCGCCGCCGTGGTGTTGCTGGTGATTGCGGTGGTAGGCCTGTTGCTCGCCAACGCCATCCTGCGACCCCTGCACTTGATGAAGGACAACCTCGACGACATCGCCGCGGGCGAGGGTGACTTGACCCGACGCCTGACGATCACCAGCCAGGACGAGCTCGGCCAACTGGCCGGTTCGTTCAACCGCTTCGTCGACAAGATCCACGGCCTGGTGCGGCAGATCACCGACATGACTTCGCAACTGACCGGCCTGGTGACGCAAGTTTCCGAGCAGGCCCAGCGCTCCGAGCAGGCCATGGAACGCCAACGCCACGAAACCGATCAGGTTGCCACGGCGATCAACGAGATGTCCTCGGCTGCCCAGGAAGTCGCCCGCAGCGCCCAAGGCGCGGCCGTCGCGGCCCAGCAGACCGACGAAGAAGGCCAGTCCGCCAAGCGGGTGGTGGCCGGCAGCATCCAGCAGATTCACGCGTTGGTGAGCGATATCCGCAGCAGTGGTGTGTCCCTGGACAGCCTGCAACAGGACGTGGCCTCGATTGTCAGTGTGCTCGGGGTGATTCGTTCGATTGCCGAGCAAACCAACCTGCTGGCCCTCAACGCCGCCATCGAGGCCGCGCGTGCCGGCGAGGCAGGGCGTGGGTTTGCAGTGGTGGCCGATGAAGTGCGGGCCCTGGCCAGCCGGACCCAGCAGAGCACCCAGGAAATCCAGGGCATGATCGACCGCCTGCAATCCGGCACCCACGCGGCGGTGGAAGCGATGCGCCGTTCCAGTGAGGCTGGCGAGGGTACTTCGGAACGGGCCAACGAGGCGGGTGCCTCTCTGGACACCATGGCGCAACTGATCGGCACCATCAACTCGATGAACGCCCAGATCGCCAGCGCTGCCGAAGAGCAGACCGCGGTGGCCGAGGAAATCAACCGCAGCGTGCATCAGATCGCGGTGGCCGTGGACAGCGTCGCCGACGAAACCCAACTCGGCGCCCAGACCTCCCGAAGCCTGGCCGACCTGGGCCAGCGCCTGGGCAAGCTGGTGGGGCAGTTCCGGATCTGA
- a CDS encoding Na+/H+ antiporter NhaC family protein has translation MNAVIAAVGVMLVLSLSRVHVVIALIIGALVGGLTGGLGIEATLKAFNAGLGGGATVALSYALLGAFAVAIAKSGMAHALADKALALVERQDAAGGTGVKWVLIGLLGTVAVASQNILPIHIAFIPLLVPPLLYVLTKLQLDRRLIACVMTFGLITPYMFLPVGFGNIFLNEILLANIARSGVDVSGINVTHAMGIPALGMVFGLLLSLFSYRKKRVYDLKKIARVEQVAVRYNPLSLMVAGFAVAAAFAVQLLVDSMIIGALVGFLIFSLSGVVRWRETDDLFTEGMKMMAMIGFIMIAASGFAEVMKATGEVQSLVETSAGWIGHNKGVGALIMLLVGLLVTMGIGSSFSTVPILATIFVPLCLQLGFSPLAIVCIVGTAGALGDAGSPASDSTLGPTSGLNIDGQHHHIWDTVVPTFIHYNLPLLVFGWVAAMVL, from the coding sequence ATAAATGCAGTAATTGCGGCGGTAGGCGTCATGCTGGTGCTCAGCCTGTCCCGCGTGCATGTGGTGATCGCGCTGATTATCGGCGCGTTGGTGGGTGGCCTGACGGGTGGCCTGGGGATCGAGGCGACGCTCAAGGCGTTCAATGCTGGCCTGGGTGGCGGCGCGACGGTGGCGTTGTCCTATGCCTTGCTCGGCGCCTTCGCCGTGGCGATTGCCAAATCCGGCATGGCCCACGCCCTGGCGGACAAAGCCCTGGCCCTGGTGGAGCGCCAGGACGCCGCCGGCGGCACAGGCGTCAAATGGGTGCTGATCGGTCTGCTGGGAACGGTCGCGGTCGCCTCCCAGAACATTTTGCCGATCCATATCGCTTTCATCCCGCTGCTGGTGCCGCCGCTGCTCTACGTGCTGACCAAGTTGCAGTTGGACCGCCGGCTGATCGCCTGCGTCATGACCTTCGGCCTGATCACGCCCTACATGTTCCTGCCGGTGGGTTTCGGCAATATCTTCCTCAATGAAATCCTCCTGGCCAACATCGCCCGCAGCGGTGTGGACGTCAGCGGCATCAACGTCACCCATGCCATGGGCATTCCGGCGTTGGGCATGGTGTTCGGTCTGCTGCTGTCGTTGTTCTCCTACCGCAAAAAGCGCGTCTACGACCTGAAGAAAATTGCCCGGGTCGAGCAAGTGGCGGTGCGCTACAACCCACTGAGCCTGATGGTGGCCGGTTTTGCGGTGGCGGCGGCGTTCGCGGTGCAGCTGCTGGTGGACTCGATGATCATCGGCGCCCTGGTCGGGTTCCTGATTTTCTCGCTCTCGGGAGTGGTGCGCTGGCGCGAGACCGACGACCTGTTCACCGAAGGCATGAAGATGATGGCGATGATCGGTTTTATCATGATCGCCGCCTCAGGCTTCGCCGAAGTGATGAAGGCTACCGGTGAAGTCCAGAGCCTGGTGGAAACTTCGGCGGGTTGGATCGGCCACAACAAGGGCGTCGGCGCGCTGATCATGTTGCTGGTGGGACTGCTGGTGACCATGGGCATCGGCTCGTCGTTTTCCACGGTGCCGATCCTGGCGACGATTTTCGTACCGCTGTGCCTGCAACTGGGCTTCAGCCCACTGGCAATCGTTTGCATCGTCGGCACTGCCGGCGCCCTGGGCGATGCCGGCTCGCCAGCCTCGGACTCGACCCTGGGCCCGACCTCCGGCCTGAACATCGACGGCCAGCACCATCACATCTGGGACACCGTGGTCCCGACCTTCATCCACTACAACCTGCCGCTGCTGGTGTTTGGTTGGGTGGCGGCGATGGTGTTGTAA
- a CDS encoding sensor histidine kinase, with translation MRSIQRRLSLGLIGVMVVVGLVLAQTSLWLFELGLQRYLEAGLRNDSENLLVALVRGPQGLQLDERRLSPAYQRPFSGHYFRIDFADAHWRSRSLWDQELPRLDHPGLHSNLQLGPEGQKLLMLRTDYRRLGQAISISVAQDYTPVRDSFRRMQQVGLGLGLAGLLLILLLQRITVRRALRPLDRAREQIAQLQRGQRSQLDEQVPRELEPLVTQINHLLAHTEDSLKRSRNALGNLGHALKTPLAVLQSLASNEKLDPYPELRKLLLDQLEQVRQRLNRELNRARLSGDALPGAHLDCDAELPGLLATLNMIHGEHLHLSYVAPPGLHLPWDREDLLELLGNLLDNACKWADAEVRLTMIETAEGFSLAVEDDGPGIPADRRDQVFSRGTRLDEQTDGHGLGLGIVRDIVDTWGGLLALDDSEWGGLKVVIELPRR, from the coding sequence GTGAGATCCATCCAGCGGCGCCTGAGCCTGGGGCTGATCGGTGTGATGGTGGTGGTCGGCCTGGTCCTGGCGCAGACCAGCCTGTGGCTGTTCGAGCTGGGCTTGCAGCGTTACCTGGAAGCCGGGTTGCGCAACGACAGCGAAAACCTGCTGGTGGCCCTGGTGCGCGGCCCGCAGGGTTTGCAGCTGGACGAACGACGTTTGTCGCCGGCCTATCAACGGCCGTTTTCCGGGCATTATTTCCGCATCGATTTTGCCGATGCGCACTGGCGCTCCCGTTCCCTGTGGGACCAGGAACTGCCCCGGCTCGACCATCCGGGCTTGCACAGTAACTTGCAACTGGGCCCTGAGGGCCAAAAGCTGCTGATGCTGCGTACTGACTATCGGCGGCTGGGCCAGGCGATTTCCATCAGCGTGGCCCAGGATTACACCCCCGTGCGTGACAGCTTCCGCCGGATGCAACAGGTCGGCCTCGGGCTCGGGTTGGCGGGGCTGTTGCTGATTCTGTTATTGCAACGCATCACCGTGCGCCGCGCCTTGCGTCCACTGGACCGGGCCCGGGAGCAGATTGCCCAGTTGCAGCGCGGGCAGCGTTCGCAACTCGACGAACAGGTGCCGCGGGAACTGGAGCCGCTGGTAACGCAAATCAACCATCTGTTGGCCCACACCGAAGACAGCCTCAAGCGTTCGCGCAACGCCTTGGGCAACCTCGGCCATGCCTTGAAGACCCCGCTGGCGGTGCTGCAAAGCCTGGCGTCGAACGAGAAGCTCGACCCGTATCCCGAATTGCGCAAGTTGTTGCTCGATCAATTGGAGCAGGTCCGCCAGCGCCTGAACCGGGAACTCAACCGCGCCCGCCTGTCCGGCGATGCCTTGCCCGGTGCGCACCTGGACTGCGACGCCGAGCTGCCGGGATTGTTGGCCACACTGAACATGATCCATGGCGAACACCTGCACCTGAGCTACGTCGCCCCGCCAGGCTTGCACCTGCCCTGGGACCGTGAAGATTTGTTGGAACTGCTGGGCAACCTGCTGGACAACGCCTGCAAATGGGCCGACGCCGAGGTGCGCCTGACCATGATCGAAACGGCCGAGGGATTCAGCCTGGCCGTGGAGGACGATGGCCCGGGCATTCCAGCGGACCGCCGCGACCAGGTGTTCAGCCGGGGCACGCGGCTGGACGAGCAGACCGATGGACACGGCCTGGGCCTGGGCATCGTGCGGGACATCGTCGACACCTGGGGCGGCCTGCTGGCGCTGGACGACAGTGAGTGGGGTGGGTTGAAGGTGGTGATCGAACTGCCCCGGCGCTGA
- a CDS encoding AI-2E family transporter, which translates to MNRKMLQNKAQMLLLVLVTVAFIWILLPFYGAVFWAVILGIVFAPMQRRLQLKFGWHRNVTSLFTLSVCVVCAILPVIIISTLLVQEGAALYKSLESGELDIADYLARFKDALPPYFQHLLDRFGLGNLSGLREKIVKSAMQGSEFFATQAFSFGQGTFQFLVSLSVMLYLLFFFLRDGPELVRKVRAAVPLAEHQKRRLQLKFNRVVRATVKGNLLVAITQGALGGLIFWILGIPTVLPWAVLMAFLSLLPAVGAGLVWAPVAVYFLLSGAIWQGVVLTLFGVFVIGLVDNFLRPILVGKDTKMPDYMVLVSTLGGLAVFGLNGFVIGPLIAALFMSSWALFVETTPRVQLP; encoded by the coding sequence ATGAATCGAAAGATGCTACAAAACAAAGCCCAGATGTTGCTCCTGGTGCTGGTCACGGTCGCCTTCATCTGGATTCTGCTGCCGTTTTACGGCGCGGTGTTCTGGGCGGTGATCCTGGGCATCGTCTTTGCGCCGATGCAGCGCCGCCTACAGTTGAAATTCGGTTGGCACCGCAATGTCACCTCGCTGTTCACGTTGAGCGTCTGTGTGGTCTGCGCGATCCTGCCGGTGATCATTATCAGTACGTTGTTGGTCCAGGAAGGCGCGGCGCTGTACAAGAGCCTGGAAAGCGGGGAACTGGACATTGCCGATTACCTGGCCCGCTTCAAGGATGCCCTGCCGCCTTACTTCCAGCACCTGCTGGACCGCTTCGGCCTGGGCAACCTCAGTGGCTTGCGCGAGAAGATCGTCAAGAGCGCCATGCAGGGCAGCGAGTTCTTCGCCACCCAGGCGTTCAGCTTCGGTCAGGGCACTTTCCAGTTCCTGGTCAGCCTTTCCGTGATGCTTTACCTGCTGTTCTTCTTTTTGCGCGATGGCCCGGAACTGGTGCGCAAGGTGCGCGCCGCCGTGCCGCTGGCCGAACACCAGAAGCGGCGCCTGCAATTGAAATTCAATCGGGTGGTGCGGGCGACGGTAAAAGGCAACCTGCTGGTGGCGATCACCCAAGGTGCGCTGGGTGGGCTGATCTTCTGGATCCTGGGGATTCCGACAGTGTTGCCCTGGGCAGTGCTGATGGCGTTCCTGTCGTTGCTGCCGGCGGTAGGGGCGGGCCTCGTCTGGGCGCCAGTGGCGGTATATTTCCTGCTCTCGGGGGCCATCTGGCAGGGCGTAGTGCTGACGTTGTTCGGGGTGTTCGTGATCGGCCTGGTGGACAATTTCCTGCGCCCGATCCTGGTGGGCAAGGACACCAAGATGCCCGACTACATGGTGCTGGTCTCGACATTGGGCGGCCTGGCGGTGTTCGGGCTGAACGGCTTCGTGATCGGACCGCTGATCGCCGCGCTGTTCATGTCGAGTTGGGCCCTGTTCGTCGAAACCACGCCGCGGGTGCAGTTGCCTTAG